The sequence below is a genomic window from Mycobacterium sp. ITM-2016-00316.
CAGGACACCACTGTGGTGCTGCACCCGTTGGCCGACCACCGTCGCGAACTACCGATCGACCGGTTGGGCATCACGCTCGACGCCGCCGCCGGTTTCTGCCTGGTGGTGTCCTACAACCCCGGCTACCAGAGTGTGCTCAAGGACCTCAAGGACTCGACCCGGCAACGGATGGTCGCCATCGAGTTCGGTTTTCCGGCGCCGGATGTCGAGGAGAAGATCCTGTCCCAGGAGTCCGGGGTCGACCACCGCCGCGCTGCCGATCTGGTGCGCCTCGGGCAGGCGATCCGGCGCCTGGAGACGGGCGGCCTGCGCGAGGTCGCGTCCACCCGGGTGCTCATCGCAGCGGGCCTGCTCATCTCGGAAGGGTTGGCGCCCCAGGTCGCTGCTCGCGCGGCGATCGCCGGTCCGCTCACCGATGACGCGACGGTCACCCGGGGCCTGATCGAACTGATCGACGTTTACCTTCCCGCGGACGGAGAATGAACATGGGCTACGAAAGCACGGCAGAACCGATCAAGGTCGGCTATCTGATGGATTTCACACTGCCGCAAGCCTATCCGCAGGAGATGCGGGACGATTTCTTCCAACCGTTTCGGCTGGTGTTCGACCAAGCACTGGCCGACGGCCGTATCGACCGCACGATCGAGCTGGTCTACCGCGAGGTCGAGGGGCTGCCGAAGGGGTCGGTGAAGAAGGTCATCGATGCCTACGGTGAGCTCGTCGACGAGGGGTGCCTCGCGGTGTTCGGCCCCCATATCACCGACAACGCGGTGCCCACCCGGGAAGCCATCGAAGAACGCTTCCGGGTACCCGCGCTGAGCGTCACCGGCAGC
It includes:
- a CDS encoding CbbQ/NirQ/NorQ/GpvN family protein; translation: MHPAQPRTTTQPRPYYVSVADEELVFKAAYRQGLSVVLKGPTGCGKTRFVEAMAHDLGRPLITVSCHDDLTTADLVGRFLLRGGETEWVDGPLTRAVREGAICYLDEVVEARQDTTVVLHPLADHRRELPIDRLGITLDAAAGFCLVVSYNPGYQSVLKDLKDSTRQRMVAIEFGFPAPDVEEKILSQESGVDHRRAADLVRLGQAIRRLETGGLREVASTRVLIAAGLLISEGLAPQVAARAAIAGPLTDDATVTRGLIELIDVYLPADGE